One window from the genome of Gimesia aquarii encodes:
- a CDS encoding triphosphoribosyl-dephospho-CoA synthase: MSKNNLQLENWLYLACLMEATARKPGNVHPEASFPNLTYRDFLKSANVIAPILVNSCSQNIGSVIKECIKETQKAIPSNSNLGIVLLLAPLSAVSLEETVAEGIQTILNHLSIEDAREVYEAIRIAKPGGLGKTEAEDVSTEPTGTLREVMGLAADRDSVASEYANNFKITLGTAAPVLKELWNTCLNWEEAIIRLQLQLMSEFPDTLIARKCGREEAQQAGQYAREVQNSNQFSKSLTQFDAWLRDNGNQRNPGTTADLIVAGLFVAMRDGFIPTPDLSTITKQIPQKYVTGLRMIPNHE, translated from the coding sequence ATGAGCAAAAATAATCTACAACTCGAAAACTGGCTTTATTTGGCTTGTTTAATGGAAGCAACCGCCAGAAAACCGGGAAATGTACATCCCGAAGCTTCTTTCCCTAATTTAACCTATCGTGATTTTTTGAAATCTGCCAATGTGATTGCCCCCATACTGGTTAATTCATGTTCACAAAATATAGGTTCTGTTATTAAGGAATGCATCAAAGAGACGCAGAAAGCCATCCCAAGTAACTCAAACCTCGGAATCGTATTATTACTGGCACCGTTGTCAGCTGTTTCGTTAGAAGAAACTGTGGCTGAAGGAATTCAAACTATTTTGAATCATCTTTCCATTGAGGATGCCAGAGAAGTTTACGAAGCAATTCGCATTGCCAAACCGGGAGGGCTTGGAAAAACAGAAGCAGAAGATGTGTCTACTGAACCGACGGGAACGCTTCGAGAAGTGATGGGGCTGGCCGCTGATCGAGATTCTGTAGCCAGTGAATACGCAAATAATTTTAAAATTACCCTGGGCACAGCAGCGCCAGTGCTGAAAGAACTATGGAATACATGCCTTAATTGGGAAGAAGCCATCATTCGACTACAGCTTCAACTAATGTCAGAGTTCCCAGACACTTTGATCGCACGAAAATGTGGTCGTGAAGAGGCACAACAAGCTGGACAGTATGCACGCGAGGTTCAGAACTCTAACCAATTCTCCAAAAGTTTAACTCAATTCGATGCGTGGCTACGCGATAATGGAAACCAACGCAATCCGGGAACTACAGCTGATTTGATTGTTGCCGGCCTTTTTGTAGCAATGCGGGATGGTTTTATTCCCACTCCTGATCTTAGTACAATCACAAAACAGATTCCCCAAAAATATGTAACCGGCTTGAGAATGATCCCAAATCATGAATAA